The Longimicrobiales bacterium genome has a window encoding:
- a CDS encoding FMN-binding protein produces the protein MQRNRPLILVLSLALIAPAALPAAVAGQARLTQVEALRLAFPPPLEVERRTAYMNETQLNRATELAGSPVTQGVVNYYVALERGRITGVAYFDSHRVRTHGEVLMFVVAPDATIRRVEVLQFAEPPDYEPPGRWLGLFRGKRLTDDLSIKRAIPNMSGATLTAHAVTAAARRVLALHAVIRPVAG, from the coding sequence ATGCAACGTAATCGGCCGCTGATCCTGGTTCTGTCGCTGGCGCTGATCGCGCCGGCAGCGCTGCCTGCTGCCGTCGCCGGTCAGGCCCGCCTCACGCAGGTTGAGGCACTCCGGCTCGCGTTCCCGCCGCCGCTCGAAGTCGAGCGGCGGACGGCTTACATGAACGAGACGCAGCTGAACCGCGCGACGGAGCTGGCCGGATCCCCGGTAACGCAGGGCGTCGTGAATTACTATGTTGCGCTCGAGCGCGGCCGCATTACAGGCGTCGCCTACTTCGACAGCCATCGGGTCCGCACGCACGGCGAGGTGTTGATGTTCGTTGTCGCGCCCGATGCAACGATACGCCGTGTGGAAGTCCTGCAGTTTGCTGAGCCGCCGGATTACGAGCCACCGGGGCGCTGGCTCGGCCTCTTCCGCGGGAAGCGACTGACCGACGATCTATCCATCAAGCGCGCGATCCCCAACATGAGCGGCGCGACGCTGACCGCGCACGCGGTCACGGCAGCGGCACGCCGCGTCCTGGCCCTTCATGCCGTTATTCGACCTGTCGCTGGCTGA